A portion of the Limosilactobacillus reuteri genome contains these proteins:
- a CDS encoding IS30 family transposase, which yields MTHLNDTMSTSLLTTHKKNAHLTKEERVMIATLKSQGLSNRAIGRQLGVNHQTINNELNRGTVRQLRRQKSNGKIYEYSYYIYSYEAGQATYFEHHRHSGRRRLYYSSKQFLRLADQLMLGEFDDHHYSPQAVIYKARDLMNDGTLIPKSVVTLYQWINEGVLRTSNLDLFEKPKRKHHRTHPQAKRCLGPNIAQRPQTADQRSEIGHWELDTVQGQKNGNDSVVLVMTDRLSRVNITSKIAGKTAHAVNQFFINLRQKMGTDAYYRIFKTITSDNGSEFSELTQVHDHVFYADPYSPWERGSNEINNRFLRKEITKGEAINNYSSAQIIATNDWMNHYPRAMFNGHSSMDIYRKAFYQEISQLHQPIINWSVLFI from the coding sequence ATGACGCACTTAAATGATACCATGTCTACTAGTTTATTGACTACTCATAAAAAGAATGCTCATCTTACTAAAGAAGAACGTGTGATGATTGCGACTTTAAAGTCGCAAGGACTTTCCAATCGCGCAATTGGTCGCCAATTAGGAGTTAATCATCAAACAATTAATAACGAGCTCAACCGTGGTACGGTCCGCCAACTTCGTCGTCAAAAATCTAATGGTAAGATTTACGAATATTCTTACTACATCTATAGTTATGAAGCTGGTCAGGCCACATATTTTGAACATCACCGCCATTCTGGTCGTCGTCGCTTATATTATTCTTCAAAGCAATTTTTACGATTAGCTGATCAGCTAATGCTTGGTGAGTTTGACGACCACCATTACTCCCCACAAGCGGTTATTTATAAGGCTCGAGATTTAATGAATGATGGCACCCTGATCCCAAAGTCGGTTGTAACTTTATATCAATGGATTAATGAGGGTGTGCTTCGTACGTCCAATTTAGACCTCTTTGAAAAACCTAAACGTAAGCATCATCGAACTCATCCGCAAGCTAAAAGGTGCTTAGGGCCTAATATTGCTCAACGACCTCAAACTGCGGACCAACGGTCCGAAATTGGCCATTGGGAACTAGATACAGTTCAGGGACAGAAAAACGGTAATGACAGTGTTGTACTAGTAATGACTGATCGCCTTTCACGAGTTAATATCACGAGTAAAATTGCTGGTAAAACTGCGCATGCAGTAAATCAGTTCTTTATAAATTTACGCCAGAAAATGGGCACAGATGCTTACTATCGCATCTTTAAGACAATAACCTCTGACAACGGTTCAGAATTTAGTGAGTTAACACAAGTTCACGATCATGTTTTCTATGCTGATCCGTATTCCCCTTGGGAACGTGGATCCAATGAGATCAATAACCGGTTTCTCCGCAAGGAGATTACCAAAGGTGAAGCTATAAATAACTATAGTAGTGCTCAGATCATAGCGACTAATGATTGGATGAATCACTATCCACGAGCTATGTTTAATGGACATTCGTCAATGGATATCTATCGTAAGGCCTTCTACCAAGAGATATCACAGCTCCATCAACCAATAATCAATTGGTCAGTATTATTTATTTGA
- a CDS encoding IS30 family transposase: MTYTHLTTNELTIIAHSFAQKLKAYRVAQMINRCAETVYRVYRYLETGASIADYQDHYMRNKQRCGRKRTQLSLAELTYINDKIAQGWTPDTIIGRAERPISCNLRTLYRMFERSQFGFDVRSLPMRGKRHPNGYVERRGKAGQLGQSIHERAKDFPHYATEFGHLEADTVQGKKHQGAVMTLTERQSKVEIVLNVHEKTADAINQHLSQWLRKFPRHFFKSITFDNGKEFAGWREIANQFDLHTYFAEVGAPNQRGLNENNNGLLRRDGLTKQLDFRNLPDELVTQLMSKRNNLPRKSLGYRTPYEVFMSYVTDEQLFSF, encoded by the coding sequence ATGACTTACACCCATCTTACCACAAACGAGCTGACAATCATCGCCCATTCTTTCGCGCAAAAGCTTAAAGCGTACCGAGTGGCCCAAATGATTAACCGTTGTGCCGAAACCGTTTATCGCGTTTATCGTTACCTGGAAACCGGTGCCTCAATTGCCGATTATCAAGATCACTATATGCGCAATAAGCAACGTTGTGGCCGAAAACGTACTCAGTTGTCACTGGCTGAACTCACTTATATCAACGACAAAATTGCCCAGGGGTGGACGCCTGATACCATTATTGGGCGCGCTGAGCGCCCAATTAGTTGTAACCTGCGAACTCTTTACCGGATGTTTGAACGTAGCCAGTTCGGCTTCGATGTCCGTTCCTTGCCGATGCGAGGTAAGCGGCACCCGAATGGCTATGTCGAGCGCCGCGGGAAGGCTGGCCAATTGGGGCAAAGTATTCACGAGCGTGCCAAGGACTTTCCGCACTATGCCACTGAATTTGGGCACCTTGAAGCTGATACCGTCCAAGGCAAAAAGCACCAAGGGGCGGTAATGACCCTGACCGAACGCCAATCGAAGGTCGAAATTGTACTCAATGTGCACGAAAAGACGGCTGATGCGATTAACCAACACTTAAGTCAGTGGCTTCGGAAATTCCCGCGGCACTTCTTCAAATCGATTACCTTTGACAACGGAAAAGAATTCGCCGGCTGGCGCGAGATTGCCAATCAATTTGACCTTCACACTTACTTTGCCGAGGTTGGTGCTCCCAATCAACGAGGGCTGAACGAAAACAACAACGGTCTTTTACGCCGGGATGGCTTAACGAAACAGCTAGATTTCCGCAATCTTCCTGATGAATTGGTAACCCAACTGATGAGTAAGCGAAATAACCTGCCCCGTAAATCACTAGGCTATCGAACTCCATATGAAGTATTCATGTCTTACGTCACTGATGAGCAACTATTTTCTTTCTAA
- a CDS encoding DNA-binding domain-containing protein, translating into MNFYILDNDSKIIHLLSNIIENDFNNTVVGTTSNPQQAYDDAMRLGIDIMFIDYAMPAMDGVQLIQKIQDSHHYPHFIMTAQAILPSVKTSAYQHGIDFFIEKPLNIAEVKSVIKLAAQNINMSNRLLQVLDLVSGAATNNNTVTISGKNKKKENAQSILRFLGITAGNGAPAINKLINTMIEREISFDEVNFEEFFQCDEHGKKIIFQRIRRDIKTGLNNLAHMCMDYPENDIILEYANNLYEYKNIHNEISFLKGERTNGGQVSLKHFFNGLIQEIN; encoded by the coding sequence ATGAATTTTTATATTTTAGATAATGATAGTAAAATTATTCATTTATTATCCAATATTATTGAAAATGATTTCAACAATACTGTCGTCGGAACAACTTCTAACCCGCAACAGGCCTATGATGATGCAATGCGCCTAGGCATTGACATCATGTTTATTGATTATGCAATGCCAGCAATGGATGGAGTTCAACTTATTCAAAAAATTCAGGACAGTCATCATTATCCACACTTCATTATGACTGCTCAAGCAATTCTGCCTTCTGTCAAAACAAGTGCATATCAACATGGGATTGATTTTTTTATTGAAAAGCCACTAAACATTGCAGAAGTTAAGTCAGTTATTAAACTAGCAGCGCAAAACATTAATATGTCTAACCGTCTTCTTCAAGTTTTGGACCTTGTAAGTGGTGCTGCGACGAATAATAATACAGTTACGATTAGCGGGAAAAACAAGAAAAAAGAAAATGCTCAGTCCATCTTACGTTTTCTCGGTATTACAGCTGGAAATGGCGCTCCTGCAATTAACAAACTTATTAATACGATGATTGAACGGGAAATTAGTTTTGATGAGGTTAATTTTGAAGAATTTTTCCAATGTGATGAACATGGTAAAAAAATAATTTTCCAACGGATTCGACGCGATATAAAAACTGGTCTTAATAATCTTGCACATATGTGTATGGATTATCCAGAAAACGACATTATTTTGGAATATGCGAATAACTTATATGAATATAAAAATATCCACAATGAAATTTCATTTCTCAAAGGAGAGCGTACTAATGGTGGGCAAGTGTCACTAAAACACTTCTTTAATGGATTGATTCAAGAAATAAATTAA
- the argF gene encoding ornithine carbamoyltransferase, producing the protein MAFNLRNRSFLTLADFNTREMEYMLDLAEDLKKAKYAGYEGKNLEGKNIALIFEKSSTRTRCSFEVGAKDEGAHVTYLGPSGSHIGHKESVKDTARVLGGMFDGIEYRGFSQRNVEILAKYSGVPVWNGLTDEDHPTQVLADFLTAHEVLKKPYKDIKFAFVGDGQDNVSNALMLGAAVMGMEYHVVTPKELEPTKETLDKANEIAAKTGAKIVVTNDIKEGVKGMDVIYADVWVSMGESDDMWEKRINLLKPYQVTMDVMKATENPNVLFEHCLPAFHNLDTEVGKEIEKKFGLKEMEVTDEVFESEHSVVFREAENRMHTIKAVMVATLGEQN; encoded by the coding sequence ATGGCTTTTAATTTACGTAATCGTAGTTTCTTAACTCTTGCAGATTTTAACACTCGCGAAATGGAATACATGCTTGATCTTGCTGAAGATTTAAAGAAGGCAAAATATGCTGGTTATGAAGGCAAGAATCTTGAAGGTAAGAACATTGCTTTAATTTTTGAAAAGAGTTCTACTCGTACTCGTTGTTCTTTTGAAGTTGGTGCTAAGGATGAAGGTGCTCATGTAACTTACCTTGGCCCATCAGGTTCACACATCGGTCACAAGGAATCTGTTAAGGATACTGCACGAGTTCTTGGTGGAATGTTTGATGGTATCGAATACCGTGGATTCTCACAACGCAATGTTGAAATTTTAGCTAAGTACTCTGGTGTACCAGTTTGGAATGGTTTAACTGACGAAGACCACCCAACACAAGTACTTGCTGACTTCTTAACCGCTCACGAAGTATTGAAGAAGCCTTACAAGGACATCAAGTTTGCCTTTGTAGGTGACGGTCAAGACAATGTTTCAAATGCATTAATGCTTGGTGCCGCTGTAATGGGGATGGAATACCACGTTGTTACTCCTAAGGAATTGGAACCAACTAAGGAAACTCTAGATAAGGCTAATGAAATTGCTGCCAAGACTGGTGCTAAGATTGTTGTTACTAATGACATCAAAGAAGGTGTCAAAGGTATGGACGTAATCTATGCTGATGTTTGGGTATCAATGGGTGAATCTGATGATATGTGGGAAAAGCGGATCAACCTTCTTAAGCCTTACCAAGTAACAATGGATGTTATGAAGGCTACTGAAAACCCTAATGTTCTCTTTGAACACTGTCTTCCTGCATTCCACAACCTCGACACTGAAGTTGGTAAGGAAATTGAAAAGAAGTTTGGCTTAAAGGAAATGGAAGTTACTGACGAAGTATTTGAAAGTGAACATTCAGTTGTCTTCCGTGAAGCCGAAAACCGGATGCACACTATCAAGGCTGTAATGGTTGCAACTTTGGGTGAACAAAACTAA
- the arcC gene encoding carbamate kinase produces the protein MAKVVVALGGNALGKSPEEQLKLVKNTASSLIGLIAAGNQVVISHGNGPQVGAINLGMNFAAEHGKTAAFPFPECGAMSQGYIGYHLQQSLENELHRCWMNKSVATIVTQIAVDPNDPAFKNPSKPVGDFYTKEQADEIAKEKGYTFKEDAGRGYRQVVPSPLPMKIMELDSIKTLIDADKLVIAGGGGGVPVIITDKGLEGVPAVIDKDRSSALLADKIDADKLIILTAVDHVYVNYGKPDEKALKTLNVAEAQKYMKEGQFAAGSMLPKIEACLSFVEGHPEREALITSLDGLDDALAGKVGTVIRDN, from the coding sequence ATGGCTAAAGTAGTCGTTGCTTTAGGGGGAAATGCATTAGGCAAATCACCTGAAGAACAATTAAAGTTAGTAAAGAATACTGCTTCCTCATTAATTGGGCTAATTGCTGCAGGAAATCAAGTAGTTATTAGTCACGGTAATGGTCCACAAGTGGGTGCCATTAATTTAGGGATGAATTTTGCTGCTGAACACGGTAAAACTGCTGCTTTTCCTTTCCCAGAATGTGGTGCAATGAGTCAAGGTTATATTGGCTACCATTTGCAACAAAGTTTAGAAAATGAATTACACCGTTGTTGGATGAATAAGAGTGTGGCAACGATTGTAACGCAAATTGCGGTTGACCCTAATGATCCTGCTTTTAAAAATCCATCAAAGCCAGTTGGTGACTTCTATACTAAAGAACAAGCTGATGAAATTGCCAAAGAAAAGGGCTACACTTTTAAAGAAGATGCGGGACGTGGATACCGTCAAGTTGTTCCTTCTCCACTACCGATGAAGATTATGGAACTTGATAGCATCAAAACATTGATTGACGCTGACAAGCTTGTTATTGCCGGTGGTGGTGGTGGTGTACCTGTAATCATCACTGATAAAGGACTTGAAGGAGTTCCAGCGGTTATTGATAAGGACCGTTCCAGTGCCTTGCTAGCCGACAAGATCGATGCCGATAAGTTGATTATTTTAACTGCCGTTGATCATGTTTATGTTAACTATGGAAAGCCAGATGAAAAAGCCCTTAAGACGTTAAACGTTGCAGAAGCTCAGAAATACATGAAGGAAGGACAGTTTGCTGCTGGTAGTATGCTACCTAAGATTGAAGCATGTCTTTCATTTGTTGAAGGTCATCCAGAACGAGAAGCATTAATTACTTCATTAGATGGTCTTGATGATGCTCTTGCCGGTAAAGTCGGGACAGTTATTCGTGATAACTAA
- a CDS encoding DMT family transporter, with product MSNKKVLGTAMIITACTFWGISGLFAKALFNVSSSITSMWLTQVRMVSAGIILVLLSQIRGEHPFQIFKDLHAAWIIFAYGVFGLVPVQYAYFMAVQYGNASIATILQFIGPFFIIAYQAVFRHLPPRRIEIISAIIAFLGVFIIATHGQFNHLAMTLSVLIWGLISAIGVATNTLIPQNMLREGRVPSLIITGWGLLFAGLTLMLIHPSQPHIPNVPSVWLYVLGILVIGTLIPFQLANNSLKYIDATTFSLMDAFEPLSATIGSVLIFHLQMTGADILGSILVIVAVLAINIRIPQKN from the coding sequence ATGTCAAATAAAAAAGTTTTAGGTACGGCGATGATTATTACTGCCTGTACCTTTTGGGGTATTTCAGGGCTTTTTGCGAAGGCCCTTTTTAATGTTAGTAGTTCGATTACATCGATGTGGTTAACGCAGGTTCGAATGGTTTCAGCTGGAATTATTTTAGTCTTATTAAGCCAAATTCGTGGGGAGCATCCCTTTCAAATTTTTAAGGACCTTCACGCTGCATGGATTATCTTTGCATATGGTGTTTTTGGGTTAGTTCCGGTTCAATATGCTTATTTTATGGCTGTCCAATATGGGAATGCTTCGATCGCAACCATCCTTCAATTTATCGGGCCCTTTTTTATCATTGCTTATCAAGCTGTGTTTCGACACCTGCCACCGCGACGAATTGAAATTATTAGTGCAATTATCGCCTTTTTAGGTGTTTTTATTATCGCAACTCATGGTCAATTTAACCATTTAGCAATGACGCTTAGTGTTCTAATATGGGGATTAATTTCTGCAATTGGTGTTGCAACAAATACCTTAATTCCACAAAACATGCTTCGCGAAGGTCGAGTTCCCTCATTAATTATTACGGGGTGGGGGCTATTATTTGCGGGATTAACCTTAATGCTTATTCACCCTAGTCAACCACATATTCCTAACGTTCCCTCAGTTTGGTTATATGTGTTAGGCATTCTAGTAATTGGGACCTTAATTCCCTTCCAATTAGCTAATAATTCATTAAAATATATCGATGCAACTACATTTAGTTTAATGGATGCATTTGAACCTTTATCAGCAACAATTGGTTCAGTCCTGATTTTTCATTTACAAATGACGGGAGCAGACATTCTTGGATCGATTTTAGTTATCGTTGCAGTACTTGCGATTAATATTCGTATTCCACAGAAAAATTAA
- a CDS encoding matrixin family metalloprotease → MLTQSWLHRITGKEVATPTKQNADQQTGTQDTPADARWEQNSATIYINISNPVLKNATETAIAQWNNTKAFTFKIVNNKNANISISAVNDPNNGAAGLTNTSMNSATGYYLHATVELNSYYLLNPAFGYSQERIVNTAEHELGHAIGLQHTNKISVMQPAGSYYPIQSRDIQAVKALYSRTPQPIIAEDNSNR, encoded by the coding sequence GTGCTTACTCAATCGTGGTTACACCGAATAACTGGTAAAGAAGTTGCAACTCCAACTAAACAAAACGCTGACCAGCAAACCGGGACTCAAGATACACCTGCTGATGCACGCTGGGAACAAAACTCTGCAACGATCTATATTAATATCAGTAATCCAGTATTAAAGAATGCAACAGAAACCGCAATTGCCCAATGGAATAACACGAAAGCATTCACATTTAAAATCGTTAATAATAAGAATGCAAATATTAGCATTTCCGCTGTTAATGATCCAAATAACGGGGCAGCGGGGCTTACCAATACAAGCATGAATTCCGCAACTGGATATTATCTGCACGCAACAGTAGAGCTAAATTCTTATTACCTATTAAATCCTGCCTTTGGCTACTCACAAGAACGAATCGTAAATACTGCTGAGCATGAATTAGGGCATGCAATTGGTCTACAGCACACGAACAAGATTTCTGTGATGCAGCCAGCTGGATCATATTATCCCATTCAATCACGAGATATACAGGCTGTAAAGGCTTTATATTCACGAACTCCACAACCAATCATCGCTGAAGATAATTCCAACAGATAG
- a CDS encoding cupredoxin domain-containing protein, with amino-acid sequence MEILRIAAIVIALILIAFIIWWFFGKHTESAGKSTIVNDEQTATIVVNGGYSPSTVILKKGIPAQVNFDMHDSTACLSHVVFEQLGVNKDLTKQKITTINIPTDKAQTFNFACGMDMFHGKVIVK; translated from the coding sequence GTGGAAATATTGAGAATTGCCGCTATAGTTATTGCACTGATTTTAATTGCATTTATTATTTGGTGGTTCTTTGGAAAACATACAGAGTCAGCGGGAAAATCAACTATTGTTAATGATGAACAAACTGCAACAATTGTGGTTAATGGTGGTTATTCTCCATCAACTGTTATCTTGAAAAAGGGAATTCCGGCTCAAGTTAACTTTGATATGCATGACTCGACGGCTTGTTTATCCCATGTGGTGTTTGAACAGCTAGGAGTTAATAAGGATTTAACAAAGCAAAAGATTACGACGATTAATATTCCAACAGATAAAGCACAGACTTTTAACTTTGCTTGTGGGATGGATATGTTTCATGGAAAGGTGATTGTTAAATAA
- a CDS encoding cupredoxin domain-containing protein, with protein MSIFSKDQTKKVVVNAENHGYKPETVTFKQGKPAQLKFIPSDNMGCMNEVVFKELGIDEKLDGKKEVTIDIPTDKPGTYNYACGMDMFHEKVVVK; from the coding sequence ATGAGTATTTTTTCAAAAGATCAAACTAAAAAAGTTGTTGTTAATGCAGAAAATCATGGTTACAAACCAGAAACGGTTACTTTTAAACAAGGAAAGCCAGCGCAATTAAAATTTATCCCCTCTGATAACATGGGATGCATGAATGAAGTCGTATTTAAGGAACTTGGGATTGATGAGAAGTTAGACGGTAAAAAAGAAGTTACTATTGATATTCCAACTGATAAGCCGGGAACTTATAACTACGCTTGTGGAATGGATATGTTTCATGAAAAGGTTGTTGTAAAGTAA
- a CDS encoding copper-translocating P-type ATPase, translating to MKLTNIQRFWISFVLSIPMLIQMFAMPFHWMMPAYNWIALITTTIIMAISAFPYWKSAIVAFKKHSANMNTLVATGTAVAYFYSIFAMITDRAVYFESAAFVTVFVLLGDAMEEKMHNNASNALGKLMGLQAKDAEVLKDGKFVKVPLDQVQVGDLIRVKPGEKVPVDGTILEGVTSLDESMVTGESMPVMKKVGDTVVGSTINNNGTITFKATKVGSDTMLAQIVDLVKKAQTSHAPIQNLTDKISNIFVPAVMIIAILTFMIWYSFVGATFVQALLFAVSVIVIACPCALGLATPTALMVGTARSAKMGVLIKNGEVLQEVSNIDTVVFDKTGTITVGKPVVTDIVGDAKKVLTIAASLEESSEHPLASAILQKAKDKEISPVKVEKFEAIEGKGVRANYNGQVAFVGSSRLLVDVNISREMASRAAKLQNEAKTVVYVGLDGEIIGLVAIQDVPKPSSKDAIKELKAHGLMTVMLTGDNKRVAQAIADEVGIDKVIAEVMPNDKAQQIKELQDKGKKVAFVGDGINDAPALSTADVGIAMGSGTDIAIDSGGIVLVQNDLRGVVRALDISKKTFNRIKLNLFWALIYNVIGIPIAAGLFAFMGFTLSPELAGLAMAFSSVSVVSSSLLLNKTKIAGENVVQA from the coding sequence ATGAAGCTTACAAACATTCAGCGATTTTGGATTTCATTTGTATTATCAATCCCGATGTTAATACAAATGTTTGCGATGCCTTTTCACTGGATGATGCCTGCCTATAATTGGATAGCATTAATTACTACCACTATTATTATGGCAATTTCAGCATTTCCATATTGGAAAAGTGCGATCGTTGCATTTAAAAAACATAGTGCAAATATGAATACTCTGGTCGCCACAGGAACAGCTGTCGCTTATTTTTATAGTATTTTTGCAATGATAACTGATAGGGCGGTTTACTTTGAAAGTGCTGCTTTTGTTACTGTCTTTGTTTTACTGGGGGATGCGATGGAAGAGAAGATGCATAACAATGCTTCCAATGCTCTTGGTAAGTTGATGGGCCTTCAAGCAAAAGATGCTGAAGTCTTAAAAGATGGTAAATTTGTCAAAGTACCACTCGATCAAGTCCAAGTTGGTGACCTTATTCGGGTCAAGCCTGGTGAAAAGGTACCCGTAGATGGAACGATTCTAGAAGGGGTAACTTCCTTGGATGAGTCGATGGTTACTGGTGAAAGTATGCCAGTAATGAAAAAAGTTGGCGATACTGTTGTTGGTTCAACAATTAATAATAATGGGACGATTACTTTTAAAGCCACAAAGGTTGGATCCGATACGATGCTCGCCCAAATTGTTGACCTAGTAAAAAAAGCGCAAACCAGTCATGCTCCTATTCAGAACTTAACGGATAAAATTTCAAATATTTTTGTTCCGGCAGTAATGATAATTGCCATTCTAACCTTTATGATTTGGTATTCCTTTGTTGGTGCAACATTTGTTCAAGCATTATTATTTGCTGTTTCAGTAATTGTGATTGCTTGTCCGTGTGCATTAGGTTTAGCAACCCCAACGGCATTAATGGTTGGAACTGCAAGAAGTGCCAAGATGGGTGTTCTTATTAAGAATGGTGAAGTTCTTCAAGAAGTAAGCAATATTGATACTGTTGTGTTCGATAAAACGGGGACAATTACGGTCGGCAAACCAGTTGTAACCGATATTGTTGGCGATGCAAAAAAAGTATTAACAATAGCTGCTAGTCTTGAGGAATCATCTGAGCACCCGTTAGCATCAGCGATCCTTCAAAAAGCGAAAGATAAAGAGATCTCACCAGTAAAGGTAGAGAAATTTGAAGCAATTGAAGGTAAGGGTGTACGCGCAAATTACAATGGTCAAGTAGCATTTGTTGGTAGCAGTCGGCTTCTGGTTGATGTAAATATTTCCCGGGAAATGGCATCACGTGCTGCAAAGTTACAGAATGAAGCTAAAACAGTTGTTTATGTGGGCCTTGATGGGGAAATAATCGGCTTAGTTGCTATTCAAGATGTTCCGAAGCCGAGTTCAAAAGATGCAATTAAGGAGCTAAAAGCGCATGGATTAATGACCGTGATGTTAACTGGTGATAATAAGCGAGTAGCTCAAGCAATCGCTGATGAAGTTGGTATCGATAAGGTGATCGCTGAAGTAATGCCGAATGACAAAGCTCAACAAATCAAGGAACTTCAGGACAAGGGTAAAAAAGTCGCCTTTGTTGGTGATGGAATTAATGATGCCCCTGCGTTATCGACAGCTGATGTTGGAATTGCGATGGGATCCGGAACTGATATTGCAATTGACTCTGGTGGAATTGTCCTCGTTCAAAATGATTTACGAGGAGTTGTGCGGGCACTTGATATTTCTAAGAAGACCTTTAACCGGATTAAATTAAATCTCTTCTGGGCGCTCATTTATAATGTCATTGGTATTCCAATTGCTGCAGGGCTATTTGCATTTATGGGCTTTACTCTTAGTCCTGAACTTGCCGGCTTGGCAATGGCCTTTAGTTCTGTTTCTGTTGTTAGTTCTTCTTTGCTATTAAATAAAACTAAGATTGCAGGAGAGAATGTTGTTCAAGCGTAA
- a CDS encoding DUF7679 family protein produces MATAFLVHTQISWGKTCDYLIANDVEPGLMHRYETREDWQEVILDALINVPLAPYLPSGQPIPPIGTAKVIGVEAVDPAQVKKTMQRTRSQFIMATIWKKQSALKNYNFLHHDYDKWTQKQIWADVDYWCNSKKHPVIDLITKWRCARQHQQLRAEEK; encoded by the coding sequence ATGGCAACAGCATTTTTGGTTCACACTCAAATAAGCTGGGGAAAAACATGTGATTATTTAATTGCTAATGATGTTGAGCCGGGGTTAATGCATCGTTATGAGACACGAGAAGATTGGCAAGAGGTGATTCTTGATGCATTAATAAATGTTCCCTTAGCGCCATACTTGCCAAGTGGTCAGCCCATTCCGCCAATTGGAACGGCAAAAGTAATAGGGGTAGAAGCAGTTGATCCGGCACAGGTTAAAAAAACTATGCAACGGACACGAAGCCAATTTATAATGGCAACTATCTGGAAAAAACAGTCAGCTTTAAAAAACTATAATTTCTTACATCATGATTATGACAAGTGGACGCAAAAACAAATTTGGGCCGATGTTGATTATTGGTGTAACTCTAAAAAACATCCGGTTATCGATTTGATTACAAAATGGCGTTGTGCCCGTCAACACCAACAATTACGTGCTGAAGAGAAATGA
- a CDS encoding cation:proton antiporter: MVAAVLSSIISSFFPHFSINYISIFVGLIIGLVPFLNGRIPPFHTEIFMYIVAPLIYFEGQSTRINLIGKRLRQILETAVLLVIVGTVFAGFSVSLLGIPLALAFLMGALSTPTDTTATESILLDTENEY, translated from the coding sequence ATGGTAGCGGCAGTTTTAAGTAGTATTATTTCCAGCTTCTTTCCGCACTTCTCAATTAATTATATTAGTATTTTCGTCGGCTTAATTATTGGCTTAGTTCCTTTTTTGAATGGTCGGATTCCTCCCTTCCACACAGAAATATTTATGTATATAGTAGCTCCACTGATTTATTTTGAGGGGCAATCAACGAGAATTAATCTGATTGGAAAAAGATTACGACAAATCCTTGAAACGGCTGTTCTTTTAGTAATTGTCGGAACGGTATTTGCGGGTTTTAGTGTATCGCTTTTGGGAATTCCGCTAGCCCTGGCATTTCTGATGGGCGCTTTAAGTACACCAACTGATACTACTGCAACTGAGTCAATTTTACTTGACACTGAAAATGAATATTAA